The genomic DNA GCTTCTTGGCGTTCCTGGCGGATATTTTGAAAAATCAGTATCGGTATACTGAAACTTTTACTAGCTTCCTGACCTAATGTAATGACCGCTTTTGTGACAATTTCTGCCAATTGAGAGCCAATGTGTATCTTACTATAGTAGCGCAGCCGCTTCAATCCTTCCTGTGTGGTGGCGTACATAGGTGGTAAACAATTCAAGGCTACTGCCATCACTTCATCTACAGGAATCAAGCGAGCATAGGCAGACAATTTAGGGGGCAAAGTATCCAAGCGATGAACTGCTAAGCGATAAATAAGTTGCTCAATACTGTTAACCACACCTATTGTTGCCGGTAGAGTATAGTCATCATAATCAGCTTTGCTAGGGATTAGGGAGGTATCTTCTTTTCTTTTACTAACATACTTATTAATGGGTATACTGCCAGACTGGGGATTAATCTGCAGCAAGTACTCTTCTAGGCATTGGGGCAGCTCTAGCCAAGTCATCTGCGGTTTTTTTAACAGTTCCCGTAGGCGCAAAAGTGTGTACATTGGTGTGGCTAATTCCGTAGCAGTTAGAGGTGTTACCGATTGGAGACGTGGCTTGCGCACTTGTAAAATGGCTTGGTGAACTACTTCAGAAATTCGACCCCTCAAAGTATTCTGTAGGAGTGGTATTTGCTTCTGCCATTCATCCTGACGAGCAATAAAAAGCGGAGAGAGACGGTTAAGACTGTAGGCAACCACATCAGCAATGGCAATGTTACTTTTAGTACCCGCTCGTTGCAGTTGTTGCCTAGCTTCTGCATAAACTAGAGGTAACATTACGTTGCGACAGGATTCCATGGTCAGGACAGAGGGAGCTATGTTTTGAATATAGCACTAAGGGACACAGATTTTGCTTTTAGCTTTTCGCTAATTTTCCGCTAACTTGTCTAGGCGTTCTTTCCAACTGAGAGTAAATAACAAGCGTAGAAATGTCAGTGTGCAAAAAGCGCCCACACTAAATAGCAAAATTACCCAGCCCTGATACTGACCCTGTCCAAATAGTAATAACAACACCCCGATCGCTAGTGTAAATCCTGCTAGACCTAAATAAACTAATACTTTCAAAGCTAGGTGGACACGTTTTAAGAGCCGTTCTGTTTCCATCGATCGGATTTGAATTTCCAGTTCCCCCCGCTCTAGTCTTTCCTCTAAGCGTAAAACTAACAGTTCTGTCCGCGAAGGCTGATTAAACCTATAGGCAAGAAACGATCGGGCTTGTTGCCACAATTCCCCTAGTAGACTGCTTTTATTTTGGGCAGTAATACTTTGGACAAAGGGTTGGGCAGCGGCAGTGAGATTGTATTCAGGGTCAAGAATACGGGCTAGCCCATCTAATGTAGCTAGGGATTTCAAAATATAAATCATCTTCGCTGGTAGGCGAAAGGGTTGTTGTTCAAAGACACTGTAAATTTCCCGTTTGATTGACTCCAATTCTTTGAGGTTAACTGGTCTTTCTGTAAAGCGATCAAGTAAAAACTTAAACAAACGTTTCACAGGAGCCATGTCATTTACAGGCTCTAGCAATCCCATACCTGTTAGGGTGGAAATAACAGTATCTGTATCCTTTTTGAGGACAGCAAAAAATGTTTTAACCATCTGTTCCTTACTGAGGGCAGGCACCTCTACCATCATGCCAAAATCATAGAAAATTAACTCACCCCTAGGGCTAACAGCAATATTCCCTGGATGGGGGTCAGCATGGAAAAAACCATCCTGCAACAATTGACGGAGGTAACAATAAATACCTAATTGATTGATTTCTGTGGGGTCAATGCCACAGGCTTCTAGGGCAGCCCGATCGGCTACTTTAATACCTGGTAAATACTCTAGGGTCAGCACCTTAGCAGTGGAATATTGCCAATACACCTTAGGGACAAGTATACGGGGCATATCTTGAAAATTTTGCCGAAATCGATCGGCATTGTTCCCCTCATGGATGTAGTCAATTTCCTGATATAGAACAGTAAAGAATTCCTGGGATATTTCCTCTAGTTGCCACTGTTTGAACCAGCCAAGTTTACGAAAAACAGCCAGTAGTTTTTGAATAGCTAGATAATCTAAATCAAACAATCTCTTTAAGCCAGGGCGTTGCACTTTAACTACTACTTCTTCCCCTGTGTGTAGGCGCGCTCTATGGACTTGCCCCAAACTAGCAGAGGCTAAAGGCTCAGGGTTAAAATCACGATAGATGGCAAATAAAGGCTTACCTAATTCTAGTTCAATAACTGTGGCAGCTTCCTCGGCAGAAAAGGGGGGAACACAGTCTTGTAGCTCGGCAAATGCTTCGATATATTCCTTTGGTAACAAATCAAGGCGGGTAGATAGAGATTGTCCGATCTTGATAAAGACAGGACCTAAATCCAGCATCTGTTGCACCAACCAGGCAGAACGACGGCGACGACATTGACTAGAAGTATCCCCCCGCCAACTGTCCCACCAGAGGAGAAACAAAAATGTAAAAACTGCTGTAAAAACCTCAATCTGCCGTGAAATGGCGCTATATTTTTGTCTTTGCCACTTGAGGGTTAGT from Pseudanabaenaceae cyanobacterium SKYG29 includes the following:
- a CDS encoding late competence development ComFB family protein, which encodes MESCRNVMLPLVYAEARQQLQRAGTKSNIAIADVVAYSLNRLSPLFIARQDEWQKQIPLLQNTLRGRISEVVHQAILQVRKPRLQSVTPLTATELATPMYTLLRLRELLKKPQMTWLELPQCLEEYLLQINPQSGSIPINKYVSKRKEDTSLIPSKADYDDYTLPATIGVVNSIEQLIYRLAVHRLDTLPPKLSAYARLIPVDEVMAVALNCLPPMYATTQEGLKRLRYYSKIHIGSQLAEIVTKAVITLGQEASKSFSIPILIFQNIRQERQEAMARLNWMLKRKDINWENSYAVILEAIDRLRLTGNLDWQRIKAVEENS
- a CDS encoding AarF/ABC1/UbiB kinase family protein; this translates as MLTKRPQRQLTLKWQRQKYSAISRQIEVFTAVFTFLFLLWWDSWRGDTSSQCRRRRSAWLVQQMLDLGPVFIKIGQSLSTRLDLLPKEYIEAFAELQDCVPPFSAEEAATVIELELGKPLFAIYRDFNPEPLASASLGQVHRARLHTGEEVVVKVQRPGLKRLFDLDYLAIQKLLAVFRKLGWFKQWQLEEISQEFFTVLYQEIDYIHEGNNADRFRQNFQDMPRILVPKVYWQYSTAKVLTLEYLPGIKVADRAALEACGIDPTEINQLGIYCYLRQLLQDGFFHADPHPGNIAVSPRGELIFYDFGMMVEVPALSKEQMVKTFFAVLKKDTDTVISTLTGMGLLEPVNDMAPVKRLFKFLLDRFTERPVNLKELESIKREIYSVFEQQPFRLPAKMIYILKSLATLDGLARILDPEYNLTAAAQPFVQSITAQNKSSLLGELWQQARSFLAYRFNQPSRTELLVLRLEERLERGELEIQIRSMETERLLKRVHLALKVLVYLGLAGFTLAIGVLLLLFGQGQYQGWVILLFSVGAFCTLTFLRLLFTLSWKERLDKLAEN